One Sphingobacteruim zhuxiongii DNA window includes the following coding sequences:
- a CDS encoding response regulator yields the protein MFKLKSTRLQAIVSIIVATLVIIFSYWYFTAKQKEYTGAMKEYMDLAQEKFYLIQDWEVEIQRVSKFNSLNQDISAYSRERARANINSTLEKLAATNALFDSIPKSVEPIRSVSESILDKSDLNAKRNLDTISNHLSDEQEMITNASNQMTNEVIATRSEKTNLKLAKLESTRTITLLSGIVSLLVILYVIYQIMKLSLYLSKTTAAERKLNAEFQKTTDQLEELNWVLQNSAKVYNTVNGNLSEHQIANNSLTIVREVLASHASAFYIRKIDSYELTLRDTYGLDSKQLLKTLLIGEGLVGTVAETKTAKVLDITELDQVKLSTGIIASLPAKVILFPIVFEDYCIGVLEVFGSFPSEREETILSFLGRAGRAIGSAIKSRQDQSLVEDLLTETQQQTEELEAQQEELRITNEELVYKTNLLEASEEELRVQQEELSQANKELNVKAAELETRNNDLKSAQQVVEQKIAEVEQASKYKSEFMANMSHELRTPLNSILILAKLLQDNKQKNLSEDQIKYSSVIYNAGSDLLQLINELLDLAKIESGKVDLNKETILSKEFANNIDSLFKEIADDKKIDFKIDLSEAPTEFITDEYRLEQVTKNFLSNAFKFTEKNGQVNLKIYLNQNNLNFTVTDSGIGISKEKQSLIFEAFRQEDGSTSRKYGGTGLGLSISKEIASLLGGRITLESEPNVGSKFTLIIPFEAASTFESEAFSSIPEVTAVKDLPTPVSVKPEELKKEPSVETKESSTERVILIIEDDVNFSEILKSFSENYGFTALQAYDGETGIQLAKSKLPDAIILDVMLPIADGWEVLKTLKNDEETKHIPIHMMSAASFDKKEFLEDGAIGFMSKPVSEASIQSAFENINLNLNKGVKKILLIEDQEFQSDLIKKAFAEQQINVIQAFTVESGLKKLEQEENFDCIILDIKLPDGSGLEMLDKIKSDKKYEKLPVIINTAYDLSTEQTERIMRHTQSMVLKSSKSNTRLTDEVNLFLNKLTESSYNPVKNMDKIGNHNSYGKSNLEGKCVLIADDDMRNVFALTSSLQQYNMQIEIANNGREAVQLVSDPENKIDIVLMDIMMPEMDGYEAIQLIRKDKKNNNLPIIAVTAKAMKGDREKSIELGASDYVSKPIDIDKLVSLMQVWLS from the coding sequence ATGTTTAAACTCAAGTCAACCCGATTGCAAGCCATAGTAAGTATTATCGTTGCGACGTTAGTAATTATCTTTTCATATTGGTATTTCACTGCCAAGCAGAAGGAATATACAGGTGCAATGAAAGAGTATATGGATCTCGCGCAAGAGAAGTTCTATCTAATTCAGGATTGGGAAGTAGAGATACAACGTGTCTCCAAATTCAATTCATTAAATCAAGACATTAGTGCTTATTCTCGAGAAAGAGCTAGAGCAAATATCAATTCAACTTTAGAAAAGCTAGCGGCGACTAATGCCTTATTTGACTCTATACCAAAAAGCGTAGAACCAATTCGGTCGGTCAGTGAATCAATTCTTGACAAGAGTGATCTAAATGCAAAAAGAAATTTAGACACCATTTCTAATCATCTCAGCGATGAACAAGAAATGATTACCAATGCAAGCAACCAAATGACCAATGAGGTTATTGCAACCCGTTCAGAAAAAACAAACTTGAAATTAGCCAAATTAGAGTCTACTCGAACAATTACCCTTCTTTCAGGAATAGTTTCTTTGTTGGTCATCCTTTATGTGATTTACCAAATCATGAAGCTGTCGTTATATCTTAGTAAAACGACAGCCGCAGAGCGAAAGTTGAATGCAGAGTTTCAAAAAACTACCGATCAACTTGAAGAACTGAATTGGGTCCTTCAAAATTCTGCAAAGGTTTATAATACCGTAAATGGCAATCTTTCGGAACATCAAATTGCGAACAACTCGCTTACGATTGTTCGTGAAGTATTAGCAAGTCACGCGTCCGCTTTTTATATACGTAAGATTGATTCGTACGAATTGACGCTGAGAGATACTTATGGTTTAGATTCGAAACAACTGTTAAAAACACTATTGATTGGCGAAGGTTTGGTAGGTACAGTTGCAGAAACGAAAACAGCCAAGGTTCTTGATATCACCGAATTAGACCAAGTTAAGCTCAGCACGGGCATTATCGCTTCGCTTCCTGCCAAGGTGATTCTCTTCCCAATTGTTTTTGAAGACTACTGCATTGGCGTTCTTGAGGTATTTGGTTCTTTCCCATCTGAACGTGAAGAAACGATCCTTAGTTTCTTAGGACGTGCGGGTAGAGCAATCGGATCGGCAATTAAGTCAAGGCAGGATCAAAGCTTAGTTGAAGACCTACTGACCGAAACACAACAACAAACTGAAGAATTAGAAGCTCAGCAGGAAGAATTACGGATAACCAATGAGGAGTTAGTTTATAAAACCAACTTATTGGAAGCTTCTGAAGAGGAACTTCGTGTGCAGCAAGAAGAATTATCCCAGGCAAATAAAGAACTGAATGTTAAAGCCGCCGAACTAGAAACGCGAAACAATGATTTGAAAAGTGCGCAGCAAGTTGTAGAACAGAAAATTGCGGAAGTTGAGCAAGCGAGTAAGTACAAATCTGAGTTTATGGCCAACATGAGTCATGAATTAAGAACACCGCTAAATAGTATTCTGATTCTTGCCAAACTATTGCAAGACAACAAACAAAAGAATTTATCAGAGGATCAAATTAAATACTCCTCGGTAATTTATAATGCAGGTTCTGATTTATTACAGTTAATCAATGAATTACTTGATCTAGCAAAAATAGAATCTGGAAAAGTTGACCTTAATAAAGAAACGATTCTAAGTAAAGAATTTGCAAATAATATCGATTCGCTGTTTAAGGAAATTGCAGACGACAAGAAAATCGATTTCAAAATTGATCTTTCCGAAGCACCTACAGAGTTTATCACCGATGAATACCGCCTTGAGCAAGTCACTAAAAACTTCCTTTCGAACGCCTTCAAGTTTACAGAGAAAAATGGACAGGTCAATCTCAAAATATATTTGAATCAAAACAACCTGAACTTTACGGTGACAGATTCTGGAATTGGAATCTCTAAAGAAAAACAGTCATTGATTTTCGAAGCATTCCGACAAGAAGATGGTTCTACTAGTCGTAAATACGGGGGTACAGGATTAGGACTTTCCATCTCTAAAGAAATCGCATCTCTCCTAGGTGGTAGAATAACGCTTGAAAGTGAACCAAACGTCGGCAGCAAGTTTACGCTCATTATTCCATTTGAAGCGGCTTCTACATTTGAATCTGAAGCATTTTCTTCGATACCAGAAGTAACTGCAGTAAAAGATTTACCAACGCCAGTTTCAGTGAAACCGGAAGAATTGAAGAAAGAACCTTCTGTAGAAACCAAAGAATCATCGACAGAAAGAGTCATTCTAATAATTGAAGATGATGTAAACTTCTCTGAAATCCTAAAAAGCTTCTCTGAAAATTATGGTTTTACGGCCCTTCAAGCTTATGATGGAGAGACGGGAATTCAACTCGCGAAATCTAAACTTCCAGATGCCATAATTCTCGATGTTATGCTTCCAATTGCCGACGGCTGGGAAGTCTTAAAAACGTTGAAAAATGATGAAGAGACTAAGCACATTCCTATTCATATGATGTCTGCGGCGAGTTTTGATAAAAAGGAATTCTTAGAAGATGGAGCAATCGGCTTTATGTCAAAGCCAGTAAGTGAGGCAAGTATACAATCTGCTTTTGAAAACATTAATTTAAACCTAAATAAAGGTGTTAAAAAGATATTGCTTATTGAGGACCAAGAATTCCAAAGCGATTTAATAAAGAAAGCATTTGCCGAACAACAAATCAATGTAATTCAAGCATTCACCGTTGAGTCGGGATTGAAGAAGCTAGAGCAAGAAGAGAATTTCGATTGTATCATATTGGACATTAAATTACCTGATGGTAGTGGCTTAGAGATGTTAGATAAGATTAAGTCCGATAAGAAATACGAGAAACTTCCCGTAATCATAAATACAGCATACGATTTATCTACCGAGCAGACTGAACGGATTATGCGTCATACACAATCCATGGTGTTGAAATCCAGCAAGTCCAATACGCGTCTGACGGATGAGGTAAATCTGTTTTTGAATAAGCTGACGGAGTCCTCTTACAATCCTGTCAAAAACATGGATAAAATTGGAAATCATAACAGCTACGGAAAGAGCAATTTAGAAGGCAAGTGTGTACTTATTGCGGATGATGACATGCGAAATGTTTTTGCGTTAACATCATCCCTTCAGCAATATAATATGCAGATAGAGATTGCTAATAATGGTCGAGAAGCTGTTCAATTAGTTAGTGATCCCGAAAATAAGATTGATATTGTCTTAATGGATATTATGATGCCAGAGATGGATGGCTATGAGGCAATTCAACTTATTCGAAAAGATAAAAAGAATAACAATTTACCAATAATAGCCGTTACAGCCAAAGCAATGAAGGGAGATCGAGAGAAATCAATAGAACTAGGAGCTAGCGATTATGTTAGTAAACCTATAGATATTGATAAGTTAGTATCATTAATGCAGGTATGGCTAAGTTAG
- a CDS encoding Maf family protein, giving the protein MLQDKLKDISVILGSKSPRRKELLSAMDISFEVEVIETDESFDTTLDSVSIVKSIAENKLSAFDSEGYFDRLVICADTVVVDDKGSVLGKPANLAEAKSVISSLAGKPHTVYTAVAIAYRDVSLSFVEETTVWLNPLTVEEIDYYVERYKPLDKAGSYGIQEWIGRIGINKIVGSYENVIGLPTARLQQELKTIFK; this is encoded by the coding sequence ATGCTACAGGATAAATTAAAGGATATTTCGGTCATACTAGGGTCGAAGTCCCCCCGGAGGAAGGAATTGCTTTCTGCCATGGATATTTCGTTTGAAGTTGAGGTCATCGAAACGGACGAAAGCTTTGATACGACACTTGATTCTGTTTCAATAGTGAAATCGATTGCCGAAAACAAATTGTCGGCATTTGACAGCGAAGGCTATTTCGATCGATTAGTAATCTGTGCGGATACAGTTGTTGTTGATGATAAGGGGTCAGTATTGGGGAAACCAGCGAATCTTGCGGAAGCAAAATCAGTAATCAGCAGCCTCGCGGGTAAACCTCATACGGTATATACGGCAGTGGCTATCGCTTATAGAGATGTTTCGCTAAGTTTCGTCGAAGAAACTACCGTTTGGTTAAACCCGTTAACAGTAGAGGAAATTGATTACTATGTGGAGCGCTACAAGCCTTTAGATAAGGCCGGATCTTATGGCATCCAGGAATGGATAGGCAGGATAGGTATTAATAAGATTGTAGGGTCTTATGAGAATGTCATTGGACTACCTACAGCTCGATTACAGCAAGAGCTAAAGACAATATTTAAATAA
- a CDS encoding KdsC family phosphatase has product MIFQKFSQIKVVVLDVDGVLTDGTLQVTESGDQLRTFYVKDGYAMQLAEKMGLNLWVISGGKSEGVRKRLQGLGIQEIHLGVSQKMDVLNDLLAKYNLTPDQLMYVGDDMPDYEVMQVVGIAACPVDSVEDIKAIAHYMSPFKGGHGVVRDVLEKILKIQGKWGIQTHIKSV; this is encoded by the coding sequence ATGATCTTTCAAAAGTTCTCACAGATAAAAGTAGTTGTGCTCGATGTGGATGGTGTGCTGACAGACGGAACACTTCAAGTCACTGAATCAGGTGATCAATTAAGAACATTCTATGTCAAGGATGGGTATGCCATGCAGCTTGCTGAAAAGATGGGTTTGAATTTGTGGGTTATTTCCGGAGGGAAGTCCGAAGGAGTTAGGAAGCGACTACAAGGTTTGGGAATACAAGAAATTCATTTGGGCGTTAGTCAAAAGATGGATGTATTAAACGATCTGCTCGCGAAATATAACTTAACACCCGATCAACTTATGTATGTAGGCGATGATATGCCAGATTATGAAGTTATGCAAGTTGTAGGGATCGCGGCTTGCCCTGTTGATTCAGTTGAGGATATAAAGGCAATAGCACATTATATGTCACCATTTAAGGGGGGACACGGTGTTGTTAGGGATGTTCTAGAGAAGATCTTAAAAATACAGGGTAAATGGGGGATACAAACTCATATTAAAAGCGTTTAA
- a CDS encoding TonB-dependent receptor domain-containing protein, producing MCKKRIEKAGKDAGASAIEWSINSHLATVKLDTTKVKVAHIQKQIAAIGHDAGEFKAPDDVYKELHECCLYERLGAEEDDHEGHDHAQYQTSEGKGHDEPQHVDDDGGHNHDHDHEVTGVVVNENDKGDLNPITEVTVYWADDPAKKVKTNENGVFKITHKKPFRHLVVSHAGMQSDTVEVKNLHEIVVIQAKNNVLKEIVISRKQKSNYISKLTPNRIETLTAKELFKAACCDLSESFTTTASVDVVSSDAVTGSKQIQMLGLSGIYTQITVENLPGPRGFSAPLGLNSIAGTWIETINISKGIGSVANGFENMAGQINVELKKPHNSDKLFFNAYANNMGRTDINLNASHHINEKWSVGLLLHDNFMYNKSMNFSDNGFRDMPVGNLFSGINRWHFENGKGIIAQFGLKFLHDDRVGGQIDFDEKTDKYGTDVYGLGFKNQRIEGFGKLGYVFPTNKHRSIGLQLSASRFKQESFFGLQAYDNEQKSLYANLLFQDILGSVTHKYKVGASVQMDKYDEDMAKYLAGQTQYRYNFGRQETTTGVFAEYTYSPTEKFDAVLGIRQDYNNLYGWFTTPRAVLRYQPTLGTTLRLSSGRGQRTANIFAENLGIFASSRQISNMNGLINGENAYGLKPEVSWNTGLTIDQNFQLFGRESGVSVELFHNRFQNQVVIDYEDPYQVSFYNLDGKSFSNSIQAEFRFMPLQHFEARMAYRLLDVQTDYNVGRLEKPLNAKHRGFLNLAYNLHSGWAFDYTLNIVGKKRLPSTASKPDAYQAVTQSKGYVTMNAQVSRTFGKNKNFDIYVGGENLTNFYQKDPILAYNDPFGTNFDTNLVWGPITGRMFYTGIRYHIK from the coding sequence ATGTGTAAAAAACGAATTGAGAAAGCTGGAAAAGATGCCGGCGCATCAGCAATCGAATGGAGCATAAACAGTCACCTCGCGACAGTAAAATTAGACACAACTAAAGTAAAAGTAGCACATATTCAAAAGCAAATCGCTGCCATTGGACATGATGCCGGCGAGTTTAAAGCACCAGACGATGTGTACAAAGAACTTCATGAATGCTGTCTTTACGAACGTTTAGGGGCTGAAGAAGATGATCATGAAGGTCATGATCACGCACAATACCAGACTTCAGAAGGTAAAGGTCATGATGAACCACAACATGTCGATGATGATGGCGGACATAATCACGACCATGATCATGAAGTTACAGGAGTTGTCGTTAATGAAAATGACAAGGGGGATCTTAACCCTATAACTGAAGTAACCGTTTATTGGGCAGATGATCCTGCTAAGAAAGTGAAGACAAACGAAAATGGTGTATTCAAAATCACCCATAAAAAGCCATTTCGCCATCTCGTTGTTTCACATGCAGGAATGCAGAGTGATACCGTAGAGGTTAAAAACTTACATGAGATTGTTGTTATTCAAGCGAAAAACAATGTGTTAAAAGAGATCGTTATCTCTAGAAAGCAGAAGTCCAATTACATTTCCAAGCTTACTCCCAACAGAATTGAAACCCTAACTGCAAAAGAACTGTTTAAAGCAGCTTGTTGTGATTTGAGCGAAAGCTTTACCACAACAGCTTCCGTTGACGTTGTTAGCAGTGACGCTGTAACGGGAAGCAAACAAATTCAAATGTTAGGTCTGAGTGGAATTTATACGCAAATTACCGTAGAAAATTTACCTGGACCTCGTGGCTTTTCAGCGCCTTTGGGTTTAAATTCGATTGCAGGAACTTGGATAGAAACCATCAATATTAGTAAAGGAATCGGTTCCGTTGCTAATGGATTTGAAAATATGGCAGGGCAAATCAATGTAGAACTTAAGAAACCCCATAATTCAGACAAGCTATTTTTCAATGCTTATGCGAACAATATGGGGCGGACTGACATCAACTTAAATGCCTCTCACCATATCAATGAAAAGTGGTCGGTTGGCCTCCTTTTACATGACAATTTCATGTATAATAAATCGATGAATTTTAGTGATAATGGTTTCCGCGATATGCCAGTAGGAAATCTGTTCTCAGGGATTAATCGATGGCATTTTGAAAATGGTAAAGGTATCATTGCCCAATTTGGGTTAAAATTCCTTCACGACGACCGCGTTGGCGGGCAAATCGACTTTGACGAAAAAACTGATAAGTACGGAACTGACGTCTACGGACTTGGATTCAAAAACCAACGTATTGAAGGTTTCGGTAAGCTGGGGTATGTATTTCCAACAAATAAACACCGCAGCATCGGTCTTCAACTTTCCGCTTCTCGATTTAAGCAGGAAAGCTTCTTTGGATTACAGGCATATGATAACGAACAAAAATCCCTCTATGCCAATTTGTTGTTTCAAGACATTTTAGGTTCTGTTACCCATAAATACAAGGTTGGTGCGTCTGTTCAGATGGATAAATATGATGAAGATATGGCCAAATATTTAGCCGGACAAACACAATATCGGTACAATTTTGGACGTCAAGAAACAACTACTGGGGTTTTTGCCGAATACACATACAGCCCAACTGAAAAGTTCGACGCGGTTTTAGGTATTCGTCAAGATTACAACAATCTCTACGGCTGGTTTACAACGCCAAGAGCTGTATTACGCTATCAGCCAACGTTAGGTACAACCTTGCGACTTAGCTCAGGAAGAGGCCAACGAACGGCCAATATTTTTGCAGAGAATTTAGGAATATTCGCATCCTCACGCCAAATTAGTAACATGAATGGATTGATCAATGGCGAAAATGCTTACGGTTTAAAACCTGAGGTTTCATGGAACACAGGCTTGACCATCGACCAAAACTTCCAACTATTTGGAAGAGAATCAGGCGTATCGGTTGAATTATTCCACAATCGTTTTCAAAATCAAGTAGTAATCGATTACGAGGATCCATACCAAGTTAGCTTCTACAACTTAGACGGCAAATCATTCTCCAATAGTATTCAAGCTGAATTCCGATTTATGCCATTGCAACATTTCGAAGCACGCATGGCATACCGTCTCCTAGATGTTCAAACAGATTACAACGTAGGAAGATTAGAAAAACCGTTGAATGCTAAGCATCGTGGATTCTTAAATTTAGCTTATAACTTACATTCTGGATGGGCTTTCGACTACACACTGAATATAGTAGGCAAAAAACGATTGCCAAGCACAGCATCTAAACCGGATGCTTACCAAGCCGTTACGCAATCTAAAGGCTATGTCACAATGAACGCACAAGTTAGTCGCACCTTCGGAAAAAATAAAAACTTTGATATCTATGTTGGCGGAGAGAACTTAACGAATTTCTATCAGAAAGATCCAATATTAGCATACAATGATCCTTTCGGTACAAATTTCGACACTAATTTGGTTTGGGGACCAATTACTGGACGAATGTTCTATACTGGAATTCGATATCACATTAAATAA
- the floA gene encoding flotillin-like protein FloA (flotillin-like protein involved in membrane lipid rafts), protein MDPAIQLVLIIIGAVIAIFFLLYLLPVNLWFTAQLSNVKISLLNLVLMRLRKVSPALVTNAMITSTKAGLKITSNEIETHYLAGGNVNKVIKALISADKANIPLDFKLATAIDLAGRDVFDAVQLSVNPQVINTPPVAAVAKDGIQLIAKARVTVRANINQLVGGAGEETILARVGEGIVTTIGSAMNHKEVLENPDKISKTVLSKGLDSGTAFEILSIDIADIDIGENVGAKLQTDQAEADLKVANARAEERRAMAVATEQEMRAKAQEAKAKVIEAESQVPLAMAEAFRNGNLGIMDYYKMQNIQADTDMRTSISRPNGPEKK, encoded by the coding sequence ATGGATCCAGCAATTCAACTTGTGCTCATCATTATCGGAGCCGTAATAGCGATATTCTTTCTTTTATATTTATTGCCTGTTAATCTTTGGTTTACAGCGCAATTATCCAATGTAAAAATTAGCTTATTGAACCTCGTATTAATGCGTTTAAGAAAAGTATCTCCCGCATTAGTAACCAATGCAATGATTACCTCAACTAAAGCCGGTTTAAAAATTACATCCAATGAGATAGAAACCCATTATCTAGCGGGTGGAAATGTGAATAAGGTCATTAAAGCACTAATCTCTGCTGATAAAGCTAATATTCCTCTAGACTTTAAGCTGGCAACAGCGATCGATTTAGCAGGTCGTGATGTATTTGATGCGGTACAATTATCGGTAAATCCACAGGTGATTAATACGCCTCCCGTTGCTGCAGTTGCTAAAGATGGTATTCAATTGATCGCTAAAGCGCGAGTAACCGTACGTGCTAATATCAATCAGTTAGTCGGTGGTGCGGGTGAGGAAACGATCCTAGCTCGTGTTGGTGAGGGTATTGTTACCACTATCGGTTCTGCAATGAATCATAAAGAAGTATTAGAAAATCCAGATAAGATTTCAAAGACAGTATTGTCAAAAGGATTAGATTCTGGAACCGCATTTGAAATTCTTTCGATCGATATTGCTGATATTGATATTGGCGAGAATGTTGGTGCGAAATTGCAAACCGATCAAGCTGAAGCTGACTTAAAAGTCGCTAATGCGCGTGCCGAAGAACGTCGTGCAATGGCAGTCGCAACCGAACAAGAAATGCGTGCAAAAGCACAAGAAGCAAAAGCAAAGGTGATTGAAGCGGAATCACAAGTTCCCTTGGCGATGGCTGAAGCTTTTAGAAATGGTAATTTGGGAATTATGGATTACTATAAAATGCAGAATATACAGGCTGATACAGATATGAGAACTTCAATCTCGAGACCAAATGGTCCGGAGAAAAAATAG